One genomic window of Pseudomonadota bacterium includes the following:
- a CDS encoding DUF4190 domain-containing protein, producing the protein MHYHAPMGVASMVIGIVSLVIGFVPMCGFWAAVPAVIGLILGVVDLVLRSKRKQPRGKAIVGVILNPLAIVIIVAWFVIAGYGVEMGAGQPVTGWGQGWQPPPSGWGAGPSRSPMPLQPNPQAVPLQPVPLQPMQPMEPMQPVPPDPNAPPPAPPPPLPAATP; encoded by the coding sequence ATGCACTATCATGCGCCCATGGGCGTCGCCTCCATGGTCATCGGCATCGTCTCCCTCGTCATCGGTTTCGTCCCGATGTGCGGGTTCTGGGCCGCGGTGCCGGCGGTGATCGGGTTGATCCTCGGCGTCGTCGACCTCGTGCTCCGCTCGAAGCGAAAGCAGCCGCGCGGCAAGGCGATCGTCGGGGTCATCCTGAACCCGCTCGCGATCGTCATCATCGTCGCGTGGTTCGTGATCGCCGGGTACGGAGTCGAGATGGGCGCGGGCCAGCCGGTCACCGGCTGGGGACAGGGGTGGCAGCCGCCGCCGTCCGGGTGGGGAGCCGGCCCGTCGCGGTCGCCCATGCCGCTCCAGCCGAATCCGCAGGCGGTGCCGCTGCAGCCGGTACCGCTGCAGCCCATGCAGCCCATGGAGCCGATGCAGCCCGTGCCGCCCGACCCGAACGCGCCTCCGCCCGCGCCGCCTCCCCCTCTCCCGGCCGCGACGCCG